A single genomic interval of Acidovorax sp. 1608163 harbors:
- a CDS encoding GNAT family N-acetyltransferase, with translation MWCDLDSSRLPPDLSLRQSTDSDLSFLRALYRTVRDPELALTQWSEAQKQAFSDSQFSLQDQHYRKNYPGALFLVIQFQSVPVGRVYLAKAADQLRLMDLAFLPHFRGRGWGSSVVRVVLDLADRERLETQLFVESSNPAYALYVHHGFLAEGLEGVYVRMRRPVPHALGNPSRSTDGDD, from the coding sequence ATGTGGTGTGATTTAGACAGCTCACGGCTGCCGCCTGATCTGAGTTTGCGGCAGTCCACGGATAGTGACTTGTCGTTCTTGAGAGCTTTGTACCGTACAGTGCGCGACCCCGAGCTCGCATTGACCCAGTGGTCAGAGGCACAGAAGCAGGCTTTTTCAGATTCGCAGTTTTCCCTTCAGGACCAACACTACCGAAAAAACTACCCTGGAGCTTTGTTTCTTGTAATTCAATTCCAGAGTGTGCCAGTGGGGCGGGTCTATCTGGCCAAAGCCGCAGACCAATTGCGCCTAATGGATCTCGCTTTTCTCCCCCATTTCCGGGGACGCGGCTGGGGCTCTTCCGTTGTGCGGGTGGTGCTAGACCTTGCAGATCGGGAAAGGCTAGAAACACAGCTGTTTGTTGAGTCTAGCAATCCAGCCTACGCTTTATACGTACATCACGGCTTCTTAGCCGAGGGCTTGGAAGGCGTCTACGTGCGCATGCGACGCCCCGTTCCACACGCCTTGGGAAACCCATCTAGGTCGACGGATGGTGACGATTGA